One stretch of Borrelia maritima DNA includes these proteins:
- a CDS encoding complement regulator-acquiring protein, with protein sequence MTNNKLNKIKFNIITIILTLLCISCAVNTLDPKVNSYTNTKEDNENLENGSQDIKPSNQKSQEKTTTSQEKTTTSKLEAIGKKLEAQAKKEKEEMERLNTKDYNFTNTLDNGELHFLEQANSETKMQIKRMLYSSLDYNTDEIKKLQEILDKIIEKSKGWEKDLALTALLQTAGFIQAYLDDYLEIIQIRLDCLNQKELEDLIIHAEHGLKLKKEFATQLKETVKELKNKVTLDNNNFVWNISDLIDLIRGKYLKFYSIVSDVEYKKTELNK encoded by the coding sequence TTGACAAATAATAAACTAAATAAAATTAAATTTAACATCATTACAATAATATTAACTTTACTTTGTATTTCATGTGCTGTTAACACATTAGATCCGAAAGTAAACAGCTACACCAATACAAAAGAAGACAATGAAAATCTTGAAAATGGATCTCAAGATATCAAGCCTTCAAATCAAAAATCTCAAGAAAAAACTACAACATCTCAAGAAAAAACTACAACATCAAAATTAGAAGCAATCGGCAAAAAGCTGGAAGCTCAAGCAAAGAAAGAAAAAGAAGAGATGGAGAGATTAAACACCAAAGATTATAATTTCACAAATACTCTCGACAATGGAGAACTCCATTTTCTTGAACAAGCAAATTCAGAAACTAAAATGCAAATAAAAAGAATGCTTTACTCATCTTTGGATTACAACACAGACGAAATAAAAAAATTACAAGAAATTTTGGACAAAATTATAGAAAAAAGTAAAGGATGGGAAAAAGACTTAGCTCTAACAGCCCTTTTGCAAACAGCAGGATTTATTCAAGCATACCTGGACGATTATTTAGAAATAATACAAATCAGATTAGACTGTCTAAACCAAAAAGAACTAGAAGATCTAATAATACACGCAGAACATGGCTTAAAGCTAAAAAAAGAATTTGCAACACAATTGAAAGAAACTGTTAAAGAATTAAAAAACAAAGTAACCCTGGACAATAATAATTTCGTGTGGAATATATCTGATTTAATAGATCTCA